Within the Kribbella aluminosa genome, the region CCTGGCCCCCGCCCTCCTGGGAGCCGAGGTCGTCCTCCCCGAACCAGCCGAGTACGTAGCCCTCGGCGCCGCCCGCCAGGCCGCCTGGGCCCTCTCCGGCGCCCCGACCCCACCGACCTGGCAGATCCCCCTCACCAAACCCGAACCCGCCGTCACCGTCGACGCCGCCACCATCCGCGCCAATTACCACCAAGTCCTCACGAACACCCGCCCTCTCCTCTCCCAGCCGTACAGCCGTTAGGCGGGGAAAGAAATGGTCGTATGCTGACGGTTTCTTTCCCCCTCAGCCGGACTTGGCAATGCGCCTGAGCGCAGTGCGGAGAACTACCGGGGCGTCGCCGAACAACTCCTCGTCCAGGGCCTGGGCGATCGCGATGGCCTTGCGGGTGGTGCGGCGGCCCGCCGGGGTGAGCTGGAGCCGGTAGGCGCGACCGTCGGAGGGATCCGGCGTACGACTGAGGAGGCCGGCTTCCTCGAGGTTCTTGACGACCTTCGAGGTCATCATCCGGTCGGCGCCGGCGGTCTGTGCGACCTGCTGCTGGGTCGGCGCGCCGTGGGTGTGCTCCGCCCATCCCGCGGACGCGAGCAGCAGGAACTGGGTCGGCGTCAGGCCGATCTCCCGCAGGCGCCGGTCCAGCTCGGCGCGCCACCGCAGGGCCGCGTGGTGCAACCAGAACCCGGGCGAGGCCAGCGGGCCTTCGGCAGTCTCGTGGGCCTCGCCGGCGGTCACGCGACCGCCGCGGCGCGGGCTTCGAGGGCCGCCCAGGTACGGAAGAAGTCGTGGCGCATCCGGCGGCCGAAGTGGAGCCGGAACAGCGGGACGAGCGGACCGGTGACCCGAACGGTCCGGGTACAACGGATCTTGCCGCCGGGCAGTTGCTCGTAGTCGTTGGACCCCCACAACGTGCCGCCCGGCAGCTTGCACTCAGTCGCCCAACGACGCTCCGGAACGACTTCGGTCACCGTGAACGCCGCGCCGGGATTGCCCTTCTGCTTGACCCATCCGGTGCTTCCGACCGCGAAGTCGCCGTCCAGCCGCGCGACGTCCTCGTGCGGATCCCACTCCGGCCACCCGGCGACGTCGGTCACAACTCGCCACACCGCGGCGGTCTGCCCGGTGATGACGGTCTCTTCTCTGATTTCGTACATCGCGACCTCCTGTTGTCGCGACAACAGTAATTGTCGTCGCGACAACAAGTCAAGAGGTGCTGGAAACGACCTCTACAGTTGGTGGATGGTGTACTTCGGTGGGTTGCTCGGGCTGGTCGGGCTGCTGACGCTGTTGTTTCGCGACGGTGATGTCGTCGGGCTGCCTGCGGCCGGCGTCGGGGTTGGGTTGCTGGTGCTCGGCGCCGGGCTCGGCGCGCTGGGCGTGGTTCGCCGGCGCGTCGTACGCCGCCGGAAGATCGAGCGCGGCGAGCCGGTCCCGGTGGGCAACGTGCTCGAGCGGGCGCAGGCCCTGCCGCGGTTGCTCCGCGACGTACGCCGTGGCGCCTACACGGACCTCCCGCGGAACCGGACGTTCCTCTGGCTGCTCGCGATCGTCTACCTGGTGTCGCCGATCGACATCATCCCGGATCTGCTGCCGATCATTGGTGTCACCGACGACGCCGGTGTGTTCATGTGGCTGCTCACCAGCGTCTCCACGGCCGCCGGGCTCTACCTGCGCAAGGAGCGCGAGCAGCTCCCGCAGCAGCCGCCGCCGCGCGGCCGCCGGGCTACGGACGACGGCTGAGCCAGTCGGCGACGTCCTCGGCCGCTTCCTCGAGATGCTCGTAGGCGAACAGCTGCAGGGCGTCCGTCGGCGTACCGCGGCCGCCGAGACGGTTGGCCGCGGCAACCAGTTCCTGCGCGGCGGCGAGTACCCGCGCCGCCTGCGCCGCCGCCTCCGCCGGATCGTCCAGCGACACGGCCGCAGCCGCCAGGTCCGCGACCTCGCAGGCCTGGTAGGCCATCGCGACCCGCGCCGGGCTCATCTGAAGGCCCTAACGAAGAACAGCCCGGTCATCAGTACGGCGGTGCTCAGCACCAGCCCCCGCAGTACGCCGGCCGGCAACCGCCGGACGACATGTGCTCCGCCGTACCCGCCGATCGTCGCGCCGGTGAGCATCGCGACCAGCTGTGACGGCTGCGCCAGTACGTCGGCCGCGAACACGAAGATCACCGCCGCCGTCAGGTAGACCGCAGCGACCTGGACGACCCGCAGCGGGTTGCCGCGGGCCGGGTCGAGGGTGGTCGTCGCGGTCCAGAACGCGAGCATCATCAACCCGACCGCGCCACCGAAGTACCCGCCGTAGATCGCGAGCAGGAACTGTCCGGCCAGGATCGCCGCCGGCCCCGGATACCCGAGTCGTAGTGCAGCGGTAAGCCGCTTGCCGAAGGCCAGCACGAGGGTCGCGAACGCGAGCAGCCACGGAACGGCCGCATCGAATGACGCCGACGGCAGCAACAGCAACAACCCGGCCCCGATCGCACCACCACAGGCGCTCGCGAGAGTCAGCCGCAGCGGCGACGGCCGGTGGAAGCCCTCGAGTTCGCGGCGGTAGACCCACGCGCTGGTCGCGTTCCCGGGCAGCAGCGCGACGGTCGTGGTCGCGTTCGCGGTCACCGGCGGCATCCCGGCGCCCACCAGCGCGGCGAGGGCCACGAAGCTTCCGCCGCCGCCGACGGCGTTCAGGGCGCCGGCCGCGACACCGGCCAGGAGGATCAGCAGCACCCTTCGAGGATCCGGGTTCCGCGGACACTCCACAATGCGCGATCCCCGTAGTCAGCCTCAGCCTGGGACGTAGGCTGAGGGCATGCGGTACGACCTCGACGATCTCCGGCTGTTCACGCACGTCGCGGCGGAAGGCTCGATCACCGCCGGAGCGCGGGTGATGCACCTCAGTCTGCCTTCGGCCAGTGCGCGGGTCAGGGCGCTCGAAGCGCAGGCCGGCGTACCGCTCCTGGTCCGCGAGCGGCGCGGCGTCCGGCTGACCCCGGCGGGCGCCACGCTGGCGCGGCACGCGCGGGAGGTGCTGGCCGAGACGACCCGCCTGGACAGCGCGGTCGCGTCGTACGCCGTCCCGCGCTCGGCCCCGATCCGGCTGGTCGCCGGCGGGTCCGCGATGCACCAATTGGTCCCGCTCGCGCTCGCCACGTTCCTCCGCGACCATCCGGAGTACGACGTGAACGTGAGCGAGCGGCGGACCGTCCGGATGGTCCGCCTGCTCGCGGCGGGCGAGGCGGATCTCGGCGTGATCCTGGACGACGAGCCGACCCCGCTGCGCACCGAACCGCTGGCCGACGACTCGCTGGTCGTGATCGGCCAGGCGGGCGGCACGCTGTCGGGGCGGGCGTCGATCGCGTACGCCGAGGTCGCGGAGCACCCGCTGGTGGGGCTGGATCGGAACTCGCCGCTCAGCCAGTGGATGGACGATCGGCTCGGCCCGCAGGCGCCGGCGCCGCGGTACCGCACGCTGGTGCCGACGTTGCACGCGCTGATCACGCTCGCGACGGCGGGCGCCGGGCTGGCTGTCGTACCGCGTCGTGCTGTCGATCCGAGCGCCGAGGTCGACATCTGCCCGCTGCAGGACGCGTGGTCGACCCGGCATCACCTGGTCTGCTACGCGGCCGATGCCCCGGAGGCGGCGTACCTGCTGGCGGAGCACCTGCACGCAGCAGTTAGCGTTCAGGCATGAGCGCGGACATCCCACTGCAGGCGTTCGAGGCCCTGTTGCACAGTCCGAACGCGCCGACGGTCTGCCGGGCGCTGAACATGTACCAGGTGGCCGCGGCCTACACCCAACTCAGCGGCGGCAACCCACTGGAGCCACTGGCCGCCGACGTACGCCAGGTAGCCCTCGCCATCCTCTCCCACCCACCGGTCGAGGCGAGCGAGGACATTGCCGCCGCTTTCGACCACGTGAGCGCCCTGAACGTCCTCACCACCCTCGCCCAGCCGGAAGACCTCGACGTGATCACCGGGATCCTCGATGGCACGTCCGACGACCAGGTGCGCGCCATCGCCGAGTTGGCGGCGCAGACCGCGCGCCGGGGGTAGTGGACCTGCATGCATGCAGAACCCCCGGTTTCAGGCCCGGAACCGGCCGCGCCTGCGGGTTGTGCATGCGCTGGCGTCCTCAGCGCACGGTGAGCCGCTCCGCGACAGCCTTCCGAGCCTGGTGGATGCGGGCTTTGACGGTGCCGAGCGGGACGTCCAGCTCGTCGGCGATCTCGGCGTACGAGAGGGCTCCGAGGTCGCGCAGGACGAGGGGCTGGACGAGTTGCGGGTGGCTGGACTCGAGGGCTTCCAGGGCCTCGAGCAGGTCCAGGCGGGAGCCGGCGATGACCGACGTTGTGCGTGGGTCGACGGACTCCGGGAGCACCTCGGCGGACTGCTCGACCGAGCGGCGCTTCAGCGTCCGGTAGGTCTGGCGCGCCTGGTTCGTGGCCACGATCGTCACCCAGCCGGCGAAACTCCCGGTGCCCCGGAACGTGTGCACCTTGTTCGCCACCTGGAGGAGCGTGTCCTGGACCGCTTCCTCGGCGTCCTCCCGGTGCGGCAGGAACTTGGCCACCCGGCGCTGCACCTGCGGACGGATCGCCTGCAGAAGTTGTGGAAGCACCGTCTGGTCCCCGGCCGCGGCCCGGGCTCCGAGTTCTTCCAGTTCCTCCGTCATGCTCCCCCTTGTGGACTGGTTTGTGACCGACAATAGCCGGGATGGATGTCATCGGGCGGTACCGGTTACGGGACAAGATCGGCGCGGGTGCGTTCGCGACCGTCTGGCGGGGGTACGACGACGACCTGGACGTCGACGTCGCCGTCAAGGTGCTGGCGGACAACTGGGCGTCGCGGGCCGACGTGCGGGAACGCTTCCTGTCCGAGGCGCGGCTGATGCGGCGGATCTCCAGCGACCGGGTGGTCCGGGTCTTCGACCTGGGCAAGCTCGACGACGGCCGTCCGTACTTCGTGATGGACTACGTCGGCGGCGGCACGCTGGCCGACGTACTGCGGCAGGGCCGGCTGGACGCGGTGGACGCGCTCTGGTGGGGCGCCGACCTGGCACGGGCGGTGGCCGCACTCCACGGCGAAGGCGTCGTACACCGCGACGTCACCCCGGCGAACCTGCTGCTCCGGCCGGGCGACGAGGCCGGCGGCGGGACGCACCGGATCGTGCTCGCCGACCTCGGCCTGGCGAAGCGCGCCGCGGAGGCGTCCGGCCTCACCCAGGCCGTCGGTACGCCGTCGTACATGGCGCCGGAGCAGGGCCGCGGCGACGGCGGCTTCGACGAACGCGCGGACGTCTACGCGGTCGGCGCGGTCACGTACGCACTGCTCACCGGCCATCCGCCGTACACCGCGGCCTCGATCGGCGACGTCCTGAACCGTGACCCGGACCTGCCGCCGCAGAGCCTCCGCCCGGTGCTGCACGACTCGGTCGGCCAGCTCGACGACGTCTTCGCACGGACGCTCGCGTACCGGGTCGCCGATCGCTGGGAGCGTGCCGACACCCTGGCCGACCGGCTGGAGGCGGAGGCGTACCGCCTGGAGCAGGAGGCACCGCAGCGCGCCGCCGAGCGGACCACGATCACTGAGGACGACCTGGACACCACAGTCGCCACCGATCCGCCGGTACGCCGCCGGCGCCGGATGCGCGCGTGGTTCCTACTGGCACTGCCGATCGTCTTCGCAGCAGCCGGCATCGGCGGATGGATCCTGTTCGGGCGATAACTCAGTAGACGACGGTGATTCGTTTCGCGGTCGGGTCGATCCGGGCCTCGCCACCGTACGGGAGGGTCAGCATCGGGTCGGTGTGGCCGATGTCGAGGCCCTTCACCACCACCGCGTCGGGGTTGTACTCCGTCAGCACTCGATCGACCGCGAGGTACTGATCGGTGACGTAGGCGACCGACTGCTCCGGCGTCAGCTCCTGGAACAGCGACCGCGACTTCGGCCGACCCCACAGCACAGCCTCGAAACGCTCCAGCAACCCGCGTTCGCCCATGTTCCGGAGGATCCGGTACACGGTCTCGGCGGACGGCATCTCCTCGCTGGTCTCGCCGAACAGGACACCGCCGTACGACTCGGTCGGCAGCATCCAGCGGTTCGCGGACAGCTGGAAGTCGAGGATCTCGACGCAACCGCCCCAGAGCTTCCCGGTCACCTCGCGGGTGCCGTTCCACAGCCATCCGGTCCCCGGGAACAGCGGCGGCTCGGTCTCCAGGTTCGCCGGGACGTTCCAGTCGTGGTCGGCGTCGGTCCAGCCCGTGGCCGGCGTCAGGTCGAACTCGCCGCCGGTGAACAACGCCGCGCGCAACGACCGCTCGGTGTCCGGGTGCATCGCGCCGCCGCGGCCGAACTGCACCATCACGCTGCCGCCGTAGTACCCCGGCAAGCCCTGTGAATAAAGGAAGTTCAGCAGGTTCGTGTTGTCGCTGTACCCGAAGAACGGCTTCGGATCCGCGTGGAACACCGCCGGGTCGAGGTGCTTCAGCACCGTGAGCTGGTCGTCGCCGCCGATGGTCGCGAACACCGCCCGGATCGACGGATCCGACCAGGCCGCATGCAGATCGGCGGCGCGCTCCGCCGGCGTACTCCCGAGCTTGCGGGTGGTCGGGTACTCGACCGGCTCCAGCCCGAAGTCGTCGCGCAGCCGCCGCAGCCCCAACTCATAAGGCCCCGGGAAGATCTCCGGCAGCCCGCGGGACGGCGAGACGATCGCGACCCGGTCACCTGGCTTCAAAACTGAGGGCATGTCTCACAATCCCACGCCTACTGCGGGGCACTCGGCACGGCACCTCGCCGCACGGGTGCAAAGGCCACGATGCTCCGCATCGAGACCTTCGCCCCCGCGCGCCGAGCTACCGCACCGAGCACCTCCTCGCGACGGCGTGGGATTGTGAGACATGCCCTAGACTCCGATCGGGTGCCAGACGGTTTTCAGTTCGAGGTACTGCGTGAGCCGGGACAGGCCCTGGTCCGCGGACCAGTCCTCCTCGGCGGGGCGGCGTACCCGCTTGAGGTTGCCGGCGGCGGCGATCTCCAGGTCGCGGGCCTCGTCCGCGGTCTCGATCCCGCACAGGTCGATCGCGTTCACGTCCTGGTGCGACGCCAGCCACGGCCCGATCTCGGACGCGGAGCCGGTCAGGAGGTTCACCACCCCGCCCGGTACGTCGGAGGTCGCCATCACCTCGCCCAGCGTCACGGCGGGCAACGGGCGCTCGTACGACGACACCGCGACCACCGTGTTGCCGGACACGATCGCAGGCGCGATCACGCTGGTCAGGCCGAGCAGGCTGGAGTCCTGCGGGGCGAGGACCGCGACCACACCGGTTGCCTCGGGCAACGAGAAGTCGAAGTACGGGCCGGCCACCGGGTTCGAGGAGCCGACCACCTGGGCGATCTTGTCGGCCCACCCGGCGTACCAGACCCAGCGGTCGATCGCCTCGTCCACGACTGCGCGCGCCTTCGAGATCGACAGCCCCTCGGACTGCGACACCTCCGCGCTGAACTGCTGGTGCCGGCCCTCCATCACCTCGGCGATCCGGTACAGCACCTGGCCGCGGTTGTACGCCGTCCGCGCGTGCCAGCCGTTGAACGCCTTCCGGGCCGCGACCACCGCGTCCCGGGCGTCCTTGCGGGAGGCCTGCGACGCGTTCGCGAGGAACTTGCCCTTGGCATTGTTCACGACGTACGACCGGCCGGATTCGCTGCGTGGGAAGGCGCCGCCGATGTAGAGCTTGTAGGTCTTGCGCACTTCGAGCCGTTGCGTGGCGGTGTCCTTAGTGGGCAAGGTAGGCCTCCAGACCGTGGCGACCGCCTTCGCGGCCGTAGCCCGACTCCTTGTACCCGCCGAACGGCGAGGTCGGGTCGAAGCGGTTGAACGTGTTCGCCCAGACCACGCCCGCGCGCAGCTGGTTCGCCATCCAGAGGATCCGGGAACCCTTGTCGGTCCAGATCCCCGCGGACAGCCCGAACGGGGTGTTGTTCGCCTTCTCGACCGCCTCGGCCGGAGTGCGGAACGTCAGCACCGACAGCACCGGCCCGAAGATCTCCTCGCGGGCGATCCGGTGCGCCTGCGAGACACCCGTGAAGACGGTCGGCGGGAACCAGTACCCCTGCGGCGGCAGCTCGCACGCCGGCGACCAGCGCTCGGCGCCCTCGTCCTCGCCGATCTGCGACAGCTCGCGGATCTTCGCCAGCTGGGCGGCCGAGTTGATCGCGCCGATGTCGGTGTTCTTGTCCAGCGGGTCGCCGACCCGCAGGGTCTCCATCCGGCGCTTCAGCCGGCCGAGCACCTCGTCGTACACGCTCTCCTGGACCAGCAGCCGCGAACCCGCGCAGCAGACGTGGCCCTGGTTGAAGAAGATGCCGTTGACGATGCCCTCGATGGTCTGGTCGATCGGCGCGTCCTCGAAGACGATGTTCGCCGCCTTGCCGCCAAGCTCCAGCGTGACCGCCTTGTGCGTCCCGGCGACCGACTTCGCGATCGCGCGGCCGACCGCGGTCGACCCGGTGAACGCGACCTTGTCGACGTCCGGGTGCTCGACCAGCGCCTGACCGGTCCGGCCCGCACCGGTGACGATGTTGACCACCCCCGGCGGCAGATCCGCCTGCTGGCAGATCTCCGCGAACGCGAGCGCGGTCAGCGGGGTGGTCTCGGCCGGCTTCAGTACGACGGTGTTGCCCGCGGCAAGCGCCGGGGCGATCTTCCAGGCCAGCATCAGCATCGGGAAGTTCCACGGGATCACCTGGCCCGCGACACCCCACGGCTGCGGGTCGTCACCGACACCGGCGTACTCCAGCTTGTCGGCCCAGCCCGCGTAGTAGAAGAAGTGTGCGGCCACCAACGGGATGTCGACGTCGCGGGACTCGCGGATCGGCTTGCCGTTGTCGAGCGACTCCAGCACCGCCAGCTCACGCGAGCGCTCCTGGATCAGCCGGGCGATCCGGAACAGGTACTTCGCCCGGTCCTTGCCGCTCATCGGGCCCCAGACCTTGTCGAACGCCTTCCTTGCGGCGCGAACCGCCTTGTCGACATCCGCCGGCCCGGCCTCGCTGACCTCGGCCAGCACCTCTTCGGAGGCAGGGCTGACGGTCTTGAAGGGCTTGCCGTCGGTGGCGTCGGTGAACTGGCCGTTGACGAACAGCCCGTACGACGACTTGATGTCGACGATCGCCCTCGACTCCGGGGCGGGTGCGTACTCGAATCTGCTCATGCCTGTCAGTCCAAGGTGAAGTAGTCGGGGCCCGGGTAGTGCCCGGTGGCCAGCTTGGTGCGTTGCATCAGCAGGTCGTTCAGCAGGCTGGACGCCCCGAAGCGGAACAACTCCGGGTCCAGCCAGTCCGGTCCGGCCGTCTCGTTGACCGTGACCAGGTACTTGATCGCGTCCTTCGACGTCCGGATGCCGCCGGCCGGCTTGACGCCGATGTGCAGCCCGGTGGCCTCGTGGTAGTCGCGGACCGCCTCCAGCATCACCAGCGTGACCGGCAGCGTGGCCGCGGGGGACACCTTGCCGGTGGAGGTCTTGATGAAGTCCGCGCCGGCCAGCATCGCCAGCCAGGACGCCCGCCGGACGTTGTCGTAGGTGACCAGCTCGCCGGTCTCCAGGATCACCTTGAGATGTGCGTCACCCGCGGCCTCGCGGATCGCGGAGATCTCGTCGAAGACCAGCGCGTACCGCCCGGAGAGGAAGGCGCCGCGGTCGATCACCATGTCGACCTCGTCGGCACCGGACGCGACCGCGTCCCTGGTGTCCTGGACCTTGATCGCCAGGCTGGAACGCCCGCTGGGGAAGGCGGTCGCGACACTCGCGACGTTGATCCCGGAGCCCTCCAGCTCGCGCTTCGCGGTGGCGACCAGGTCCGGGTACACACAGACAGCGGCCACCTGCGGAGCGGTCGGGTCGGCCGGGTCGGGCCGTTTCGCCTTCGCACACAGGGCCCGCACCTTGCCGGGGGTGTCCTGGCCCTCCAGCGTGGTCAGGTCGATCATCGAGATCGCCAGGTCCAGTGCGTAGGCCTTGGCGGTGGTCTTGATCGACCGGGTGCTCAGGGTGGCGGCACGGGCCTCCGCGCCGACCTGGTCGACGCCCGGCAGCCCGAGCAGGAACCGGCGCAGCCGATCCTCGGACGAGGTCACGTCGGCCAAGCTGTCGACGCCGCTGTCGAGTGTGGTCACCCAACGCAGTCTAGTGCCGATTCTGAGCGCCGGTTACGTTGTGCTGGTGAAGTCGAAATCGCCGGAGAGCGAGCAGTACCTGTCCCCGTCGAACCGGATCACCGGGACCGTCGTGCTGGTGATCGGGGCACTCGGCCTGCTCGACGTGGTCCTGGAATGGCGGACCGCGACGGGTGTCCTGGTCGGCAGCATCATCGGGATCTTCATGGTGCTTACGTACGTCGGCCTGATCCGGCCGTCGGTGACGCTCGACCCGGACCACCTGCTGCTCCGCAACCACCTGCGCGACCACCGGATCCCGTGGTCGAAGGTGACCGGCGCCGACGTCACCGACCTGCTCCGGGTGCACACCGAGGCGAACCGTTACCGCGCGCCCGGCGTCCAACTGGTCATGCGCGATCTTCGGAAGCAACGGGTCGGCGGCCGCAAGCTCGCCGCGGACAGCTCGATCTCCAAGGCCGACATCGTGGTCAGCCGGATCGAGAGCCACCAGGAGCAGTACGCCGGGAAGTCCGGCGGCGAGGTGGTCACCGCCTGGGCCCGGCCGGAGCTGATCGTGCTCGCGGCGCTGGCCGTGATCGCCGTCGTCGCAGGCATCCTGCGCTGATCAGGTGCTGATCCGTTGCTGACCCGACGTACGTTCGTCCGCGCCGGCGGCGCTGCGGCCGTCGCCGGCGTCGCCGGTGTCGCTGCCCTCGAGACCGGCACGGTCCCCGGCCGTGGCCGGGTCCACCAGCTCCTCGGACTGACCGGACCGGACGGCGTGGTCCCCGACGTCCCCGCGGGCCCGGTCGTGTCCGGGACCTTCGCGTCCCGCGCCCGCCGTACCGACGTGGGCTACAGCGTCATCTACCCGGACGGGTACGACGCGACCGCCGAACTGCCTGTCGTCCTGGCCTTGCACGGCCGCGGTGGCGACCACACGTCCGCGATCAACGACCTCGGGATGGACCGCTTCCTCACCGCGACCGTCCGGGCAGGCACGCCGGCCTTCGCGCTCGCGTCCGTGGACGGCGGCCGGGATAGCTACTGGCACCGGCGGGCCAACGGCAACGATCCCGGTTTCATGATCGCGCAGGAGTTCCTGCCGCTGCTGGCCGGCCGCGGCCTGCGTATCGCCCGGTACGGCGTCTTCGGCTGGTCGATGGGCGGGTACGGCGCGTTGCTCTGGGTCGCCCTGCACTACTGGCAGCGTCAGGTCGGGCCGGCAGCGCGGGCGGTCGCCGTCGGGGCGCTCAGCCCGGCGCTGTGGCACCGGTACGAGGATGCGCAGCCCGGAGCGTTCGACGACGCGGCCGACTTCGAGAGCAACCAGCTGTTCGGCCGTCCGAACGGGTTCCGGGACGTGGCTGCCCGGATCGACTGCGGGCGGGACGACCCGTTCGCGGCAGCGGCCCGCGATCTGCGCACCGAGCTGGACGCGGACGGCGGGCAGCAGCCCGGTCTGCACACCGGTGGTTACTGGCGGCGCATGCTTCCTGACCAACTGCGATTCCTGGGTGCGAAACTTGGCGGCTGAGAAGCAACTCGGCGGAACTGTGGCGCGAATCGCCGCGTCAGAGCCCGTGTTCCCGCCCTGGTGAACCCCTGTGCACCTCAGGATTGGTCCAACAGGTCCCTTAGACACATCGAGAGTGGAGCTCATGGTCAACCTCTCCCGTTTCACCCTGCGTGGCATGGCCACCGTCGGTGCCCTGGCCGGCTTGGCCGCCGTGGCACTGCCGAACGCCCAGGCCGCGCAGACCACCAGCACGGCGACCACGGCCAGCACGGCCGCGACCGCGTCTCAGTCCGCGCCGGTCGACGGTACGGCGTACGCGATCGGCAACCCGCCGGCTGGTGATGCACTGACCACGAAGTCGTCGCTGACGAACGTCGTGCAGTACAACCGGCTGTACAAGACCGGCGCGATCCCGACCTCCAACTGCAAGGAGCTGAACGTCTCGCTGCGGACGTTCTCCGGTGTCGTGGCGTACGAGAACAATCTGTTCAAGTGTCTGTACGGCTCCTGGGCGCTGCCGCTGAAGCAGGCCGGCGCGGCGTACAAGGTCGCCCCGAAGCTGGTCGTGCACAACAGCCGCACGGTCAACTCGAACTGCGGCGTCGTCACCGACACCGCGTTCTTCTGCGGCTACAACGGCAAGGCCTGGATCTACATCCCGGCG harbors:
- a CDS encoding MarR family winged helix-turn-helix transcriptional regulator: MTAGEAHETAEGPLASPGFWLHHAALRWRAELDRRLREIGLTPTQFLLLASAGWAEHTHGAPTQQQVAQTAGADRMMTSKVVKNLEEAGLLSRTPDPSDGRAYRLQLTPAGRRTTRKAIAIAQALDEELFGDAPVVLRTALRRIAKSG
- a CDS encoding SRPBCC family protein; this translates as MYEIREETVITGQTAAVWRVVTDVAGWPEWDPHEDVARLDGDFAVGSTGWVKQKGNPGAAFTVTEVVPERRWATECKLPGGTLWGSNDYEQLPGGKIRCTRTVRVTGPLVPLFRLHFGRRMRHDFFRTWAALEARAAAVA
- a CDS encoding YkvA family protein — translated: MVYFGGLLGLVGLLTLLFRDGDVVGLPAAGVGVGLLVLGAGLGALGVVRRRVVRRRKIERGEPVPVGNVLERAQALPRLLRDVRRGAYTDLPRNRTFLWLLAIVYLVSPIDIIPDLLPIIGVTDDAGVFMWLLTSVSTAAGLYLRKEREQLPQQPPPRGRRATDDG
- a CDS encoding sulfite exporter TauE/SafE family protein, which translates into the protein MLLILLAGVAAGALNAVGGGGSFVALAALVGAGMPPVTANATTTVALLPGNATSAWVYRRELEGFHRPSPLRLTLASACGGAIGAGLLLLLPSASFDAAVPWLLAFATLVLAFGKRLTAALRLGYPGPAAILAGQFLLAIYGGYFGGAVGLMMLAFWTATTTLDPARGNPLRVVQVAAVYLTAAVIFVFAADVLAQPSQLVAMLTGATIGGYGGAHVVRRLPAGVLRGLVLSTAVLMTGLFFVRAFR
- a CDS encoding LysR family transcriptional regulator → MRYDLDDLRLFTHVAAEGSITAGARVMHLSLPSASARVRALEAQAGVPLLVRERRGVRLTPAGATLARHAREVLAETTRLDSAVASYAVPRSAPIRLVAGGSAMHQLVPLALATFLRDHPEYDVNVSERRTVRMVRLLAAGEADLGVILDDEPTPLRTEPLADDSLVVIGQAGGTLSGRASIAYAEVAEHPLVGLDRNSPLSQWMDDRLGPQAPAPRYRTLVPTLHALITLATAGAGLAVVPRRAVDPSAEVDICPLQDAWSTRHHLVCYAADAPEAAYLLAEHLHAAVSVQA
- a CDS encoding RNA polymerase sigma factor, whose amino-acid sequence is MTEELEELGARAAAGDQTVLPQLLQAIRPQVQRRVAKFLPHREDAEEAVQDTLLQVANKVHTFRGTGSFAGWVTIVATNQARQTYRTLKRRSVEQSAEVLPESVDPRTTSVIAGSRLDLLEALEALESSHPQLVQPLVLRDLGALSYAEIADELDVPLGTVKARIHQARKAVAERLTVR
- a CDS encoding serine/threonine-protein kinase; this translates as MDVIGRYRLRDKIGAGAFATVWRGYDDDLDVDVAVKVLADNWASRADVRERFLSEARLMRRISSDRVVRVFDLGKLDDGRPYFVMDYVGGGTLADVLRQGRLDAVDALWWGADLARAVAALHGEGVVHRDVTPANLLLRPGDEAGGGTHRIVLADLGLAKRAAEASGLTQAVGTPSYMAPEQGRGDGGFDERADVYAVGAVTYALLTGHPPYTAASIGDVLNRDPDLPPQSLRPVLHDSVGQLDDVFARTLAYRVADRWERADTLADRLEAEAYRLEQEAPQRAAERTTITEDDLDTTVATDPPVRRRRRMRAWFLLALPIVFAAAGIGGWILFGR
- a CDS encoding S66 family peptidase, whose product is MPSVLKPGDRVAIVSPSRGLPEIFPGPYELGLRRLRDDFGLEPVEYPTTRKLGSTPAERAADLHAAWSDPSIRAVFATIGGDDQLTVLKHLDPAVFHADPKPFFGYSDNTNLLNFLYSQGLPGYYGGSVMVQFGRGGAMHPDTERSLRAALFTGGEFDLTPATGWTDADHDWNVPANLETEPPLFPGTGWLWNGTREVTGKLWGGCVEILDFQLSANRWMLPTESYGGVLFGETSEEMPSAETVYRILRNMGERGLLERFEAVLWGRPKSRSLFQELTPEQSVAYVTDQYLAVDRVLTEYNPDAVVVKGLDIGHTDPMLTLPYGGEARIDPTAKRITVVY
- a CDS encoding aldehyde dehydrogenase family protein, translating into MPTKDTATQRLEVRKTYKLYIGGAFPRSESGRSYVVNNAKGKFLANASQASRKDARDAVVAARKAFNGWHARTAYNRGQVLYRIAEVMEGRHQQFSAEVSQSEGLSISKARAVVDEAIDRWVWYAGWADKIAQVVGSSNPVAGPYFDFSLPEATGVVAVLAPQDSSLLGLTSVIAPAIVSGNTVVAVSSYERPLPAVTLGEVMATSDVPGGVVNLLTGSASEIGPWLASHQDVNAIDLCGIETADEARDLEIAAAGNLKRVRRPAEEDWSADQGLSRLTQYLELKTVWHPIGV
- a CDS encoding aldehyde dehydrogenase family protein: MSRFEYAPAPESRAIVDIKSSYGLFVNGQFTDATDGKPFKTVSPASEEVLAEVSEAGPADVDKAVRAARKAFDKVWGPMSGKDRAKYLFRIARLIQERSRELAVLESLDNGKPIRESRDVDIPLVAAHFFYYAGWADKLEYAGVGDDPQPWGVAGQVIPWNFPMLMLAWKIAPALAAGNTVVLKPAETTPLTALAFAEICQQADLPPGVVNIVTGAGRTGQALVEHPDVDKVAFTGSTAVGRAIAKSVAGTHKAVTLELGGKAANIVFEDAPIDQTIEGIVNGIFFNQGHVCCAGSRLLVQESVYDEVLGRLKRRMETLRVGDPLDKNTDIGAINSAAQLAKIRELSQIGEDEGAERWSPACELPPQGYWFPPTVFTGVSQAHRIAREEIFGPVLSVLTFRTPAEAVEKANNTPFGLSAGIWTDKGSRILWMANQLRAGVVWANTFNRFDPTSPFGGYKESGYGREGGRHGLEAYLAH
- the deoC gene encoding deoxyribose-phosphate aldolase, giving the protein MTTLDSGVDSLADVTSSEDRLRRFLLGLPGVDQVGAEARAATLSTRSIKTTAKAYALDLAISMIDLTTLEGQDTPGKVRALCAKAKRPDPADPTAPQVAAVCVYPDLVATAKRELEGSGINVASVATAFPSGRSSLAIKVQDTRDAVASGADEVDMVIDRGAFLSGRYALVFDEISAIREAAGDAHLKVILETGELVTYDNVRRASWLAMLAGADFIKTSTGKVSPAATLPVTLVMLEAVRDYHEATGLHIGVKPAGGIRTSKDAIKYLVTVNETAGPDWLDPELFRFGASSLLNDLLMQRTKLATGHYPGPDYFTLD